A portion of the Pseudomonas sp. GR 6-02 genome contains these proteins:
- the epsC gene encoding serine O-acetyltransferase EpsC, with protein sequence MSERSSHWQLQTIVSQLRTARDQWRAQNGRASTEQGGRELPSRAAMADILEALCGALFPMRLGPVDLREESEDFYVGHTLDVALNALLAQARLELRYVARHSAGVDSEVEAKAIRIIQDFALALPELRSLLDTDVLAAYHGDPAARSVDEVLLCYPGILAVIHHRLAHHLYRAGLPLLARISAEIAHSATGIDIHPGAQIGRSFFIDHGTGVVIGETAIIGERVRIYQAVTLGAKRFPADEDGQLQKGHPRHPIVEDDVVIYAGATILGRITIGKGSTIGGNVWLTRSVPAGCNLTQANLQHDDGTQK encoded by the coding sequence GTGAGCGAGCGTTCCAGCCATTGGCAATTGCAGACCATCGTCAGCCAACTGCGTACGGCGCGCGACCAATGGCGCGCACAAAACGGCCGCGCCAGCACCGAGCAGGGCGGTCGCGAGTTGCCGTCCCGAGCGGCCATGGCGGACATTCTCGAAGCCTTGTGCGGTGCGTTGTTTCCGATGCGTCTGGGGCCGGTGGATTTGCGCGAGGAGAGTGAGGACTTCTACGTCGGCCACACACTCGACGTGGCGTTGAATGCATTGCTGGCTCAGGCGCGGCTCGAATTGCGTTACGTCGCTCGCCACAGTGCCGGGGTCGATTCTGAAGTCGAAGCCAAGGCCATCCGGATCATTCAGGACTTCGCCCTCGCTCTGCCGGAATTGCGCAGCCTGTTGGACACCGACGTGCTGGCGGCCTATCACGGCGATCCGGCGGCTCGCAGTGTCGATGAAGTGTTGCTGTGCTACCCGGGAATCCTGGCGGTGATTCACCATCGCCTGGCCCACCATTTGTACCGCGCCGGGTTGCCGTTGCTGGCGCGGATCAGCGCGGAAATCGCCCACTCGGCCACCGGTATCGACATCCATCCTGGCGCGCAGATCGGTCGCAGTTTCTTCATCGACCACGGTACGGGTGTGGTGATCGGCGAAACCGCGATCATTGGCGAGCGGGTGCGGATTTATCAGGCCGTGACGTTGGGCGCCAAGCGCTTCCCGGCGGACGAAGACGGCCAGTTGCAGAAGGGCCATCCGCGGCATCCGATCGTCGAGGACGACGTGGTGATCTATGCCGGCGCGACGATTCTGGGACGGATCACCATCGGCAAGGGCTCGACAATTGGTGGCAACGTCTGGCTGACCCGCAGCGTGCCAGCGGGGTGCAACCTGACCCAGGCGAATCTGCAGCATGATGACGGGACGCAGAAGTAA
- the tcyN gene encoding L-cystine ABC transporter ATP-binding protein TcyN produces MIVVEKLTKQFKGQVVLNGIDLQVKEGEVVAIIGPSGSGKTTFLRCLNFLEEPTSGRIKVGDIEIDGSRPLNQQQSLVRRLRQHVGFVFQNFNLFPHRTALENVIEGPIVVKKIPRADAVALGKKLLAKVGLAGKEDAYPRRLSGGQQQRVAIARALAMEPEVILFDEPTSALDPELVGEVLATIRGLAEEKRTMVIVTHEMGFARDVANRVVFFDKGVIVEQGEAKALFANPKEERTKQFLSKFLNNA; encoded by the coding sequence ATGATTGTCGTGGAAAAACTGACAAAGCAGTTCAAGGGTCAGGTGGTGCTCAACGGCATCGATCTGCAGGTGAAGGAAGGCGAGGTGGTGGCAATCATCGGCCCCAGCGGCTCGGGCAAGACCACGTTCCTGCGTTGCCTGAATTTTCTGGAAGAACCCACCAGCGGCCGGATCAAGGTCGGTGACATCGAGATCGATGGCAGCCGCCCCCTGAACCAGCAGCAGAGCCTGGTACGACGCCTTCGCCAGCACGTGGGTTTTGTGTTCCAGAACTTCAATCTGTTCCCCCATCGCACAGCCTTGGAAAACGTTATCGAAGGCCCGATCGTGGTGAAAAAGATTCCACGAGCCGACGCCGTTGCCTTGGGTAAAAAGCTGTTGGCCAAGGTCGGCCTGGCGGGCAAGGAAGACGCTTACCCGCGACGCCTCTCCGGCGGTCAGCAACAGCGTGTGGCGATTGCCCGGGCGCTGGCGATGGAACCGGAAGTAATCCTGTTCGATGAACCGACCTCGGCGCTGGACCCGGAATTGGTGGGCGAAGTATTGGCGACCATCCGCGGCCTGGCCGAGGAGAAACGCACCATGGTGATCGTCACCCACGAGATGGGTTTTGCTCGGGACGTGGCCAACCGTGTGGTGTTTTTCGACAAGGGTGTGATTGTCGAACAGGGCGAAGCCAAGGCACTCTTTGCCAACCCGAAAGAAGAACGGACGAAGCAGTTTCTCAGCAAGTTCCTTAACAACGCCTAG
- a CDS encoding SfnB family sulfur acquisition oxidoreductase — translation MSSLADAIIQSDLDIAPLLLPAQVLRNDAQAIKAAQELAQVARLHAAKRDQQRKLPWSEIEQFTRSGLGSIAIPREYGGPQVSFVTVAEVFAIISAADPALGQIPQNQFGILNLILGSATESQKKQLFKSVLEGWRIGNAGPERGTKNTLELKARITADGDGFVINGQKFYSTGALFAHWVAVKALNDDGKQVLAFVRRGTPGLRIVDDWSGFGQRTTASGTILLNNVRVDAELVVDNWRINDSPNTQGAVSQLIQAAIDAGIARGAIDDAIEFVKTRARPWIDAKVERASDDLYVIADIGKLKIELHAAEALLRKAGQVLDQVNAAPLTAESAARASIAVAEAKVLTTEISLLASEKLFELAGSRATLAEFNLDRHWRNARVHTLHDPVRWKYHAVGAYHLNGTLPARHSWI, via the coding sequence ATGTCCAGTCTGGCAGATGCAATCATCCAGAGTGATCTGGACATCGCCCCATTGTTGTTGCCCGCGCAGGTCTTGCGCAACGACGCACAAGCCATCAAGGCTGCCCAAGAGCTGGCGCAAGTCGCCCGCCTGCACGCCGCCAAACGTGACCAGCAGCGCAAGTTGCCCTGGTCGGAAATCGAACAGTTCACTCGCAGCGGCCTGGGCAGCATTGCCATCCCGCGTGAGTACGGCGGCCCACAGGTTTCATTCGTCACCGTTGCCGAAGTCTTCGCAATCATTTCCGCAGCCGACCCGGCCCTGGGGCAGATCCCGCAGAACCAGTTCGGGATTCTCAACCTGATACTGGGCAGTGCCACCGAGTCGCAGAAAAAACAGCTGTTCAAAAGCGTGCTCGAAGGCTGGCGGATCGGTAACGCGGGGCCGGAGCGCGGTACCAAAAATACCCTGGAGCTCAAGGCGCGAATCACCGCAGACGGCGATGGCTTCGTCATCAACGGGCAGAAGTTCTACTCCACCGGCGCCTTGTTCGCCCATTGGGTGGCCGTCAAGGCGCTGAACGACGACGGCAAGCAAGTGCTGGCCTTCGTTCGTCGTGGCACCCCGGGCCTGCGCATCGTCGATGACTGGTCGGGGTTCGGCCAGCGCACCACCGCCAGCGGCACCATTTTGCTCAACAACGTGCGGGTCGACGCCGAGTTGGTGGTGGATAACTGGAGGATCAACGACAGCCCGAACACTCAGGGCGCCGTATCGCAGCTGATTCAAGCAGCCATCGACGCCGGCATCGCCCGGGGCGCTATCGATGACGCCATCGAATTCGTGAAAACCCGTGCCCGGCCCTGGATCGACGCCAAGGTCGAACGGGCCAGCGACGACCTCTACGTGATCGCCGATATCGGCAAGCTGAAAATTGAACTGCACGCCGCCGAAGCGCTGCTGCGCAAGGCCGGGCAAGTGCTCGATCAGGTCAACGCCGCGCCGCTCACCGCCGAGTCTGCGGCACGCGCCTCGATTGCCGTTGCCGAGGCCAAAGTGCTGACCACCGAGATCTCGCTGCTGGCCAGCGAAAAACTCTTCGAGCTGGCCGGCAGCCGCGCCACCCTCGCCGAGTTCAACCTCGACCGCCACTGGCGCAATGCCCGGGTGCACACGCTGCACGACCCGGTGCGCTGGAAGTATCACGCGGTTGGCGCATATCACTTGAACGGCACGTTGCCGGCTCGCCACTCCTGGATTTAA
- the tcyJ gene encoding cystine ABC transporter substrate-binding protein: MNFSALRRNLLVGSLGLALSAGLLGQAVAGEQLQKIKDAGVINVGLEGTYPPFSFVDEAGKLSGFEVEFSEALAKELGVKVKLQPTKWEGILAALESKRLDAVINQVTITEERKKKYDFSEPYTVSGIQALTLTKNKDTIKTAADLAGKKVGVGLGTNYEQWVKENVPKADVRTYEDDPSKFQDLRVGRIDAILIDRLAALEYARKAKDTAAAGEAFSRQEAGIALRKGEPELLAAVNKAIDKLRADGTLKKLSEKYFSADVTQ, from the coding sequence ATGAATTTTTCCGCACTACGTAGAAATCTGCTGGTGGGCTCGTTGGGCCTGGCGCTGAGCGCCGGCCTGCTCGGGCAAGCGGTTGCCGGAGAGCAACTGCAAAAGATCAAGGACGCGGGCGTGATCAACGTCGGCCTGGAAGGCACTTATCCACCGTTCAGCTTCGTCGACGAGGCCGGCAAACTGAGCGGCTTCGAAGTCGAGTTTTCCGAAGCCTTGGCCAAAGAGCTGGGCGTGAAGGTCAAACTGCAGCCGACCAAATGGGAAGGCATCCTCGCGGCCCTGGAATCCAAGCGTCTGGACGCGGTGATCAACCAGGTGACCATCACCGAAGAGCGCAAGAAGAAGTACGACTTCTCCGAGCCGTACACCGTTTCCGGGATTCAGGCGCTGACCCTGACCAAAAACAAAGACACCATCAAGACCGCCGCCGATCTGGCCGGCAAGAAAGTCGGCGTAGGCCTGGGCACCAACTACGAGCAGTGGGTGAAAGAGAATGTGCCTAAGGCTGACGTCCGCACCTACGAAGATGACCCGAGCAAGTTCCAGGATCTGCGCGTCGGCCGCATCGACGCCATTCTGATCGACCGCCTGGCCGCGCTGGAATACGCCAGGAAGGCCAAGGACACTGCCGCTGCCGGCGAAGCGTTCTCCCGCCAGGAAGCCGGTATTGCCCTGCGCAAAGGCGAGCCTGAACTGCTGGCCGCGGTGAACAAAGCCATCGACAAGCTGCGTGCCGACGGTACGCTGAAAAAGCTTTCGGAAAAATACTTCAGCGCTGACGTCACTCAATAA
- a CDS encoding LLM class flavin-dependent oxidoreductase: MSKKKILLNAFNMNCIGHINHGLWTHPRDTSTQYKTIEYWTELAQLLERGLFDGLFIADIVGVYDVYQNSVDVPLKESIQLPVNDPLLLVSAMAAVTKNLGFGLTANLTYEPPYLFARRLSTLDHLSRGRVGWNIVTGYLDSAAKAMGLSEQVEHDRRYDQADEYLQVLYKLWEGSWENGAVLNDREQRIYAQPDKVHKVEHKGEFYQVEGYHLCEPSPQRTPVLFQAGSSDRGLLFAGRHAECVFISGQNKPATRAQVDKVRASAVEAGRNPWDIKVFMGLNVIVGATEALAWAKHAEYLSYASAEAGVAHFSASTGIDFSEYELDEPIQYVKSNAIQSATKNLQNNDWTRRKLLEQHALGGRYITVVGSPEQVADELESWIAETGLDGFNLTRIVTPESYVDFIELVIPELQRRGSYKTAYDDGSLREKLFQRDAHLPEQHTGSHYRH, encoded by the coding sequence ATGAGCAAAAAGAAGATCCTGCTCAACGCGTTCAACATGAACTGCATCGGGCACATCAACCATGGCCTGTGGACCCATCCACGGGACACGTCCACCCAGTACAAGACGATCGAATACTGGACCGAACTGGCGCAACTGCTGGAGCGCGGACTGTTCGACGGTCTGTTCATCGCCGACATCGTCGGCGTGTACGACGTCTACCAGAACTCGGTCGACGTGCCGCTCAAAGAGTCGATCCAGTTGCCGGTCAACGACCCGCTGCTCCTGGTCTCGGCCATGGCCGCGGTCACCAAGAACCTCGGCTTCGGCCTGACCGCCAACCTGACCTACGAGCCGCCGTATCTGTTCGCCCGACGCCTGTCGACGCTTGATCATCTGAGTCGCGGCCGGGTCGGCTGGAACATCGTCACCGGCTATCTGGACAGTGCCGCCAAGGCCATGGGCCTCAGCGAGCAGGTGGAACATGACCGACGTTACGACCAGGCCGACGAATACCTGCAAGTGCTCTACAAACTCTGGGAAGGCAGCTGGGAAAACGGCGCGGTGCTCAACGACCGCGAGCAACGGATCTACGCCCAGCCAGACAAAGTGCACAAGGTCGAGCACAAGGGCGAGTTCTATCAGGTCGAGGGTTATCACCTCTGCGAGCCGTCGCCGCAACGCACGCCGGTGCTGTTCCAGGCCGGCAGCTCCGATCGCGGTTTGCTGTTCGCCGGTCGGCATGCCGAGTGCGTGTTCATCAGCGGCCAGAACAAACCGGCGACCCGGGCTCAAGTGGACAAGGTTCGCGCCAGCGCCGTCGAGGCCGGGCGCAATCCTTGGGACATCAAGGTGTTCATGGGCTTGAACGTGATCGTCGGCGCCACCGAAGCGCTGGCCTGGGCCAAGCATGCCGAATACCTGAGCTACGCCAGCGCCGAGGCCGGCGTCGCGCACTTTTCGGCGTCCACCGGGATCGATTTTTCCGAGTACGAACTCGACGAACCGATCCAGTACGTGAAGAGCAACGCCATCCAGTCTGCCACCAAGAACCTGCAAAACAACGACTGGACCCGCCGCAAACTGCTGGAACAACACGCCCTCGGTGGCCGCTACATCACCGTGGTCGGCTCGCCTGAGCAAGTGGCCGATGAGCTGGAATCATGGATCGCCGAAACCGGCCTCGACGGCTTCAACCTGACACGGATCGTCACCCCGGAAAGCTATGTGGATTTCATTGAGCTGGTGATTCCGGAGTTGCAGCGCCGAGGGTCATACAAGACCGCTTACGACGACGGCAGCCTGCGGGAAAAACTGTTTCAGCGTGACGCGCATTTGCCTGAGCAACACACGGGCTCCCACTACCGACACTAA
- a CDS encoding SDR family oxidoreductase — protein MTTRTSKVAIVTGASRGIGAVIAQQLAAQGFAVAINYANSATVASALVVKLRQAGHRAIAIKADVGNADDVRRLFDEAETQLGKVDVLVNNAGILKVLPLAQHSDELFDQNFNIHARGTFNTLREAATRLNSGGRIINFSSSTVGMNLPGYAVYIASKAAVESLTQVFAKEMRGRNITVNAVAPGPVATDLFLHGKSEEQIQTFAKMPPLERLAQPEDISRVVSFLVGPDSAWVNGQILRVNGGLV, from the coding sequence ATGACTACTCGAACTTCGAAAGTTGCCATCGTGACCGGCGCCTCCCGCGGCATTGGTGCCGTGATCGCCCAGCAACTGGCCGCCCAGGGTTTCGCCGTCGCCATCAACTACGCTAACAGCGCCACCGTGGCGTCGGCACTGGTGGTAAAACTGCGTCAGGCCGGTCACCGGGCCATAGCGATCAAGGCTGATGTGGGCAACGCCGACGATGTACGCCGGCTGTTCGACGAAGCCGAAACCCAACTGGGCAAGGTCGACGTGCTGGTCAATAACGCCGGCATCCTCAAAGTGCTGCCGCTGGCGCAACACAGCGACGAACTGTTCGACCAGAACTTCAACATCCACGCTCGCGGCACTTTCAACACTCTGCGTGAAGCGGCAACGCGCCTGAACAGTGGTGGCCGGATCATCAACTTCTCCAGCAGCACCGTCGGCATGAACCTGCCGGGCTATGCGGTGTACATCGCCAGCAAAGCGGCAGTGGAATCCCTGACCCAAGTGTTCGCCAAGGAAATGCGCGGTCGCAACATCACCGTCAACGCCGTGGCCCCGGGCCCGGTCGCCACCGACCTGTTCCTGCACGGCAAGAGCGAAGAACAGATCCAGACCTTCGCCAAGATGCCACCGCTGGAACGCCTGGCTCAGCCAGAAGACATCTCCCGCGTCGTGTCCTTCCTGGTCGGCCCGGATTCGGCCTGGGTCAACGGGCAAATCCTGCGCGTTAACGGCGGGTTGGTTTAA
- a CDS encoding SfnB family sulfur acquisition oxidoreductase, translating into MSLSRNVAVITSDEQALIVAGDLADDFKRDSALRDRERRLPHPELEVFSRSGLWGISVPKEYGGAGVSNATLAKVIALIAQADGSLGQIPQNHFYALEVLRVNGSHEQKKRLYAEVLAGQRFGNALAELGTKTAHDRVTRLTRNGDGYRINGRKFYATGAIYAQRIPTSVVDENGVQQLAFVPHNSKGLTVIDDWSGFGQRTTGSGSVVFEDVYVAAEDVIPFQSAFERPTTVGPLAQILHAAIDTGIARAAYEDALHFVRTKTRPWIDATHETATEDPLTIKSFGHLSIRLHATEALLERSGEFLDRAQADTNAETVAAASIAVAEARAISTEISLAAGSTLFELAGSQATLIEHGLDRHWRNARVHTLHDPVRWKYHAVGNYYLNDENPPLRGTI; encoded by the coding sequence ATGTCTCTTTCTCGAAACGTCGCGGTCATTACCAGCGATGAGCAAGCCCTGATCGTCGCCGGTGACCTGGCCGACGACTTCAAACGCGACAGCGCCCTGCGCGACCGCGAACGTCGTTTGCCGCACCCGGAACTGGAAGTGTTTTCCCGTTCGGGTCTTTGGGGCATCAGCGTGCCAAAGGAATACGGCGGCGCCGGGGTTTCCAACGCCACCCTGGCCAAAGTGATCGCGTTGATCGCCCAGGCTGACGGCTCCCTGGGGCAGATCCCGCAGAACCATTTCTACGCCCTCGAAGTGCTCCGTGTGAACGGCAGCCATGAGCAGAAAAAACGCCTGTACGCCGAAGTGCTGGCCGGCCAGCGTTTCGGCAATGCACTGGCGGAACTGGGCACCAAAACCGCCCATGACCGCGTCACCCGCCTGACCCGCAACGGTGACGGCTATCGCATCAACGGCCGCAAGTTCTACGCCACCGGCGCCATTTACGCCCAGCGCATCCCCACCTCAGTAGTGGATGAAAACGGCGTGCAGCAGCTGGCCTTCGTCCCGCACAACAGCAAAGGCCTGACGGTCATCGACGACTGGAGCGGCTTCGGCCAGCGCACCACCGGCAGCGGTTCGGTGGTGTTCGAGGATGTCTACGTTGCCGCCGAAGACGTGATTCCATTTCAAAGCGCATTCGAACGCCCGACCACTGTCGGCCCATTGGCGCAGATTCTCCACGCCGCGATCGACACCGGCATTGCCCGCGCAGCCTATGAAGATGCATTGCATTTCGTGCGCACCAAAACCCGACCGTGGATCGACGCCACGCATGAAACAGCCACCGAAGACCCGCTGACCATCAAGAGTTTCGGCCACTTGAGTATTCGTCTGCACGCCACCGAAGCCTTGCTGGAACGCTCCGGCGAATTCCTCGACCGGGCCCAGGCCGACACCAATGCCGAGACCGTCGCCGCCGCGTCGATTGCGGTTGCCGAAGCCCGGGCCATCAGCACTGAGATCTCCCTCGCCGCCGGCAGCACGTTGTTCGAACTGGCTGGTAGCCAGGCGACCCTGATTGAGCACGGCCTCGATCGGCACTGGCGCAACGCCCGGGTGCACACCCTGCACGATCCGGTGCGCTGGAAGTATCACGCGGTGGGCAATTACTACCTCAACGATGAAAACCCGCCGTTGCGGGGGACCATTTGA
- a CDS encoding D-cysteine desulfhydrase, which produces MIKQQLARFNRLDLLGHPTPLEKLERLSTWLGRDVYVKRDDLTPLALGGNKLRKLEYLAADALAQGADTLITAGAIQSNHVRQTAAIAAKLGLGCVALLENPLGTDDSNYLGNGNRLLLDLFDAKVELVENLDNADEQLQALAARLRSNGKKPYLVPIGGSNAVGALGYVRAGLELAEQIKDTGLQFAAVVLASGSAGTHSGLALALSEVLPDLPVIGVTVSRSDEAQRPKVQGLAERTAELLGVGLPASFKVELWDEYFGPRYGEPNAGTLSAVKLLASQEGLLLDPVYTGKAMAGLLDGIGRQRFDAGPIIFLHTGGAPALFAYKDFL; this is translated from the coding sequence ATGATCAAACAACAGCTTGCCCGTTTTAACCGCCTCGACCTGCTCGGTCACCCTACCCCGTTGGAAAAACTCGAACGCCTGTCGACCTGGCTGGGCCGCGATGTGTACGTCAAACGCGATGACCTGACGCCATTGGCACTGGGCGGCAACAAGCTGCGCAAACTCGAATACCTCGCCGCCGATGCCCTGGCCCAGGGCGCCGATACGCTGATCACCGCTGGCGCGATCCAGTCCAACCACGTACGCCAAACCGCCGCCATTGCGGCCAAGCTTGGCCTGGGCTGCGTGGCGCTGCTGGAGAACCCGCTCGGCACTGACGATAGCAACTACCTCGGCAATGGCAATCGGCTGTTGCTGGACCTGTTCGATGCCAAGGTCGAACTGGTGGAAAACCTCGACAACGCTGACGAGCAATTGCAAGCGCTGGCCGCACGTCTGCGCAGCAACGGCAAGAAACCCTATCTGGTGCCGATTGGTGGCTCCAATGCGGTGGGCGCTTTGGGTTATGTCCGTGCGGGTCTGGAACTGGCCGAGCAGATCAAGGACACCGGGCTGCAATTCGCCGCCGTAGTCCTGGCTTCCGGCAGTGCCGGCACCCATAGCGGCCTGGCGCTGGCATTGAGCGAAGTACTGCCGGATTTGCCAGTCATCGGCGTGACCGTTTCCCGTAGCGATGAAGCTCAACGACCGAAAGTCCAGGGCCTCGCCGAACGCACTGCCGAGCTGTTGGGCGTGGGCCTGCCGGCGAGTTTCAAAGTCGAACTGTGGGACGAATATTTCGGCCCGCGTTATGGCGAGCCGAATGCCGGGACGCTGTCGGCGGTGAAGCTGTTGGCGAGCCAGGAAGGGTTGTTGCTGGACCCGGTGTATACCGGCAAGGCCATGGCTGGTTTGCTCGACGGCATCGGGCGCCAGCGCTTCGATGCGGGCCCGATCATCTTCCTGCACACCGGTGGAGCGCCGGCGTTGTTTGCCTACAAAGACTTTTTATAG
- the tcyL gene encoding cystine ABC transporter permease — protein sequence MGEAFQLALDSAPFLLKGAYYTVILSLGGMFFGLLMGFGLALMRLSRFKLVSWISRIYVSFFRGTPLLVQLFVIYYGLPQLGIELDPLPAALIGFSLNMAAYACEILRAAISSIERGQWEAAASIGMTRAQTLRRAILPQAMRTALPPLGNSFISLVKDTALAATIQVPELFRQAQLITARTFEIFTMYLAAALIYWVLATVLSHLQNKLEERVNRHDQES from the coding sequence ATGGGAGAAGCTTTCCAACTCGCGCTGGACTCCGCGCCCTTCCTGCTCAAGGGCGCGTATTACACGGTCATCCTGAGCCTGGGCGGAATGTTCTTCGGCCTGCTGATGGGCTTCGGCCTGGCGTTGATGCGCCTGTCGCGCTTCAAACTGGTGAGCTGGATTTCCCGCATCTACGTGTCGTTCTTTCGCGGCACGCCGTTGCTGGTGCAACTGTTCGTGATCTATTACGGCTTGCCGCAATTGGGCATCGAACTTGATCCGCTGCCGGCAGCCCTGATCGGCTTCTCGCTGAACATGGCGGCCTACGCCTGCGAAATCCTGCGTGCCGCGATCAGCTCCATCGAGCGCGGCCAATGGGAAGCTGCGGCCAGTATCGGCATGACCCGCGCGCAAACCCTGCGCCGGGCCATTCTGCCGCAAGCGATGCGCACGGCCCTGCCACCGTTGGGCAACAGCTTCATCTCGCTGGTCAAGGACACCGCGCTGGCGGCCACCATTCAGGTGCCGGAGCTGTTCCGCCAGGCGCAGCTGATCACCGCCCGTACCTTCGAAATTTTCACCATGTATCTTGCCGCCGCGCTGATCTACTGGGTTCTGGCCACGGTGCTTTCGCACCTGCAGAACAAGTTGGAAGAGCGGGTCAATCGGCACGACCAGGAGTCCTGA
- the betT gene encoding choline transporter BetT: MNPPVFYFAATFILLFAVVVMAIPEQAGAWLLQAQNWAANTVGWYYMLAMTLYLVFVVVTALSGYGKIKLGADHDEPEFSYLSWAGMLFAAGISITLFFFCVSEPLTHLVQPPQGEAGTAEAARQAMQILFLHWGLHGWGVFAFVGMALAYFAYRHNLPLALRSALYPLIGKRINGPIGYAVDGFGIIATVFGLGADMGFGVLHLNSGLDYLFGIAHTQWIQVGLITLMMGAAIIVAVSGVDKGVRVMSDINMLLACALLLFVLFAGPTQHLLNTLIQNLGDYLGALPMKSFDLYAYDKPSDWLGGWTVFYWAWWIAWSPFVGLFIARISRGRTIREFVFGVLLIPLGFTLAWMSIFGNSAIDQVLNHGMSALGMSAIDNPSMTLYLLLETYPWSKTVIAVTVFISFVFFVTSADSGTVVLSTLSAKGGNPDEDGPKWLRVFWGAMTALVTSALLFSGSIDALKSAVVLTSLPFSMILLLMMWGLHKAFYLESQKQIAQLHSLAPVAGSRRGGWRQRLSQAVHFPSRDEVYRFLDTTVRPAIEEVTAVFVEKGLHVVTQPDPANDNVSLEIGHGELHPFIYQVQMRGYFTPSFARGGMGSKQLNNRRYHRAEVHLREGSQDYDLVGYTKDQVINDILDQYERHMQFLHLVR; the protein is encoded by the coding sequence ATGAATCCGCCGGTGTTCTATTTCGCGGCGACCTTCATTTTGTTGTTCGCCGTCGTGGTCATGGCGATCCCCGAACAGGCCGGTGCCTGGCTGTTGCAAGCGCAAAACTGGGCGGCCAATACGGTCGGCTGGTACTACATGCTCGCGATGACGCTGTATCTGGTCTTCGTGGTGGTCACCGCCTTGTCCGGCTACGGCAAGATCAAGCTCGGTGCCGACCACGACGAGCCCGAATTCAGTTACTTGTCCTGGGCCGGCATGCTGTTCGCCGCCGGGATCAGCATCACGCTGTTTTTCTTTTGCGTGTCCGAACCACTTACGCATTTGGTGCAACCACCGCAAGGCGAGGCCGGTACGGCGGAGGCGGCGCGTCAGGCGATGCAGATTCTGTTTCTGCACTGGGGCCTGCACGGCTGGGGCGTGTTCGCCTTCGTCGGCATGGCGCTGGCCTATTTCGCCTATCGACATAACCTGCCGCTGGCCCTGCGTTCGGCGCTGTACCCGCTGATCGGCAAGCGCATCAACGGGCCCATCGGTTACGCGGTGGACGGCTTCGGCATCATCGCCACGGTGTTCGGCCTCGGCGCCGACATGGGCTTTGGCGTATTGCACCTCAACTCCGGCCTGGACTACCTGTTCGGCATCGCCCACACCCAGTGGATTCAGGTCGGCCTGATCACGCTGATGATGGGCGCGGCGATCATCGTCGCCGTGTCCGGCGTCGACAAAGGCGTGCGGGTGATGTCCGACATCAACATGCTGCTGGCCTGTGCGCTGCTGCTGTTCGTGTTGTTCGCCGGCCCCACCCAGCACTTGCTCAATACCCTGATCCAGAACCTCGGCGATTACCTCGGCGCCTTGCCGATGAAGAGTTTCGACCTCTACGCCTATGACAAACCCAGCGACTGGCTGGGCGGTTGGACGGTGTTCTACTGGGCCTGGTGGATTGCATGGTCGCCGTTCGTGGGCCTGTTCATCGCGCGGATTTCCCGTGGCCGGACCATCCGCGAATTCGTCTTCGGCGTGCTGTTGATCCCGCTCGGTTTCACCCTGGCGTGGATGTCGATCTTCGGCAACAGCGCCATCGATCAAGTTCTCAATCACGGCATGAGCGCGCTCGGCATGTCGGCCATCGACAACCCGTCGATGACGCTTTACCTGTTGCTGGAGACCTACCCGTGGAGCAAAACCGTGATCGCGGTCACGGTGTTCATCAGCTTTGTGTTCTTCGTCACCTCCGCCGACTCCGGCACCGTGGTGTTGTCGACCTTGTCCGCCAAGGGTGGCAATCCCGATGAGGACGGGCCGAAATGGCTGCGAGTGTTCTGGGGCGCGATGACGGCACTGGTGACCAGCGCACTGCTGTTCTCCGGCAGCATCGATGCCTTGAAGTCGGCGGTGGTGCTGACCTCGTTACCGTTCTCGATGATTTTGCTGCTGATGATGTGGGGCCTGCACAAGGCGTTTTATCTGGAGTCGCAGAAGCAGATCGCGCAATTGCATTCCCTCGCGCCGGTGGCCGGTTCGCGACGCGGTGGATGGCGTCAGCGCTTGAGTCAGGCGGTGCATTTCCCGTCTCGGGATGAGGTCTATCGCTTCCTTGATACGACGGTGCGCCCGGCGATCGAGGAAGTGACCGCCGTGTTTGTCGAGAAGGGATTGCATGTGGTCACTCAGCCCGACCCGGCCAACGACAACGTTAGCCTGGAAATCGGTCACGGCGAACTGCATCCGTTCATCTATCAGGTGCAAATGCGCGGCTACTTCACACCGTCCTTCGCCCGTGGCGGCATGGGTTCCAAGCAACTCAACAACCGTCGCTACCACCGTGCCGAAGTGCATTTGCGCGAGGGCAGTCAGGACTACGATCTGGTGGGTTACACCAAGGATCAGGTGATCAACGACATCCTCGACCAGTACGAACGGCACATGCAGTTTTTGCATTTGGTGCGTTGA